A segment of the Candida albicans SC5314 chromosome 2, complete sequence genome:
CTCCACCAATCGACATATTGACTGTAGAACCTTTAAaacctttctttttagctCTGACATCGTCTTGATGCAGTTTTACAACAAATTCAAGTCctttaataatatcagaAGTGGATCCAGCACCCAACATATTCATCAcaccaacagcaacaaGGTTGACATTTTTAGCAATACCATATGTTTTAGAACCAATTGTACCAGCACAATGAGTACCATGACCATTGTAATCTTGCTTAATATTGGGGAAAGCTATTGAAGCACCCCATTGGGCTCTATCTTCAAAATCAGGATGACCAACTTTAATACCAGTATCAATGACATATGCAGTAACACCTTTACCaccatcattatcaaacaaatatttcccatcatcaatattttcacGATGACTGACACGTGAGATACCCCAGGTAGCATCTTTTTGGATATCAAACTCAACAGTATGGAAAATAGAATCTCTTTCAACAAAAGCCACTTCAGgcaattccaaaattttattaatcaaatcatcagTGAAAAACCCGGTATAACCTCTaacaaaattatcaatttgaaaaaattctaAAGGTTTTTTGTTAACATTCAGTTTGCAACTAGAAATAGAAACATGTTCATTTTGAACCCAATTTTGATGTTGTAAAAATTGAGCTTGTGATAAATCATCttttaaaacaacaatgtaatgatttggaattattttatttaatggATTAGAAAGAATACCGGTTTTAGTATCTGGTTGGTTGTCATCAGAGGGCAAATGCGCATcttgattgattaatagCGCTTGTTGATGGTGTggaattaaaatttgattaaaacTACTAAAGAATGAAGTGATGTCTGGAATCACCAAACTGACTGCTGTAGAAGCCACTGTAGCAAATGATATAACGTTAGTAACTTTCATCGTTTGATTAGaagaaggaagaagaagaagaagtgtATCCAGTTGtctccttttttttgttctgtTTTTAGAGTGGGGGAATTTTATAGTTTGCAGGTGGTGGTTGCGATAAGGCCTAAACAGAAATAAGAagattttttgtttctcgGTTTTGCAAATGTGTGGCTACacattgttttattttcttaGCGTGACTCTTTTCTGCTTTTTCCGTTTCTCCTATCTTTTTGTACTTTCCTTTCACACGactaacaacaatactCACACATTATAACATCTGTCATACACTTGTTAAAGTTATCTTGATGTTTTACTTTTTATAAAACTGATTGTCTCtatatataaattgtttaacTAAATACTTGACTGTTGATCCTGTTTATGCATCTTTGAAAAGAGTTGGATCTTTTCCTCCCCAAGTTAAAACCACATGGGATTCTGgtttgttcaatttttctatAATATCTGGATTTAAACTAACCACACCTAAATTCACTCCTTCTTgtaattcatcatcatcttttttACCTTGTGGTAAAATATccaaattttgttgaattctGGTTGGCTTATCACTCTTGactaaaacaataaatccTTGAAGGAATGACCATTTGAGCAATATTTCAGCTGGGGTTAAACCAGATTCTTTACTAATAGCCAACAATTCTGGATCATCCAACTTGTATCCTTGAGTAAGTGGGGAATAAGCTTCAGCCAAAATTTCGTGTTTATACAAGTATTCTCTCAATTCTAATCTTGGCAACCATGGGTGcaattccaattgattaaGAACTGGTTTGATCAAATATCCTTCCCAATTGAACAACTCTTCCAAATGATCAACACCATAGTTGGAAACACCGATAGATTTTACAATCAATGGCGCGTCATTAGGGTTTAAAACAAGttcttgtaaatattgATAGGTGCCCAAACGACGAGCTTTAGAAGCTAATGGCGaatgaatcaaaataaGATCAACATATTCTATGTTATCTTTAACATCATTCTTGATTCTTTCAACAGCCTTCTTTGTCTCTTCGTATCCTAGGGACTGAGTGTCGATTTTGGTAGTAAACCAAATATCACTTCTTTGAACTTCTGGATGATCTTTCAAAAATCTCTTGATACCTTGAGAAACTTCTTTCTCATTATGGTAAGCAAGGGCAGTGTCAATGTGTCTGTAGCCATCTTTCAATGCTTGATAAGTCAAATCAGCAGCTTGAGAAGCGTCCAATAAATAAGTACCAAACCCAATAACAGGAATGTGGCTAccattatttaatttataagTGGATTGTCTagtcaattgaattgatgaAGTTAAATTTGACATGGTTGGTTAATACGAATCTGATTAAAGAATACTAATAAAGGAAAAAAGAGATAGAAATATGTAGTAAATggaaaataatttgaacaattttgTTAGTTTATATATAGCAAGGATAATTgtggcaaaaaaaaattgcaCATCAAGATTATGCAATTTACCGCTGATTACTCGAAATTACGTAATTCgcaatgaaattgatgcaCTGTTGTTCGGTCGGATCCTCTGAATCTCTTTCGCAGACAAGACAGATTATCTTTGGAACGTAATATAGTATTCAGTTTGAAATAGCTGGTCTATTCTGAGCACAAACTAAATagcaatatcaattaaatataaaatatgtTATATTTGAGTATAAATTGTAGATcgttaaaaagaaagatatataaaattatataaaagTATTCTTGAATAATCTTctttataaataataaatggtCGTGtaaaataaaccaaaaatataGAAATGTTGCGAAACAACATGCACAAATTTTAATCCTGACCAAAACGCACTTGTTATCCTCACATTTTTGACATTCAATAATAggaaatcaacaaaatcttGGTCCTCCAGGAACCAATGCCAATGATTAGAATTATAAGTATGAATCGATTTAGTCTACCTTATATTTGACTTTTCCGGCTAATTGGAGTAATTAATATTCCTTTCACTCCAAGCTATACATAATACAATTATACACTTGCAATTGATACTATTAAAGCTGATCTCATCAAAATCCACCAATTTTCTTAATTCAGTGCCAtatttgaagttgttggGGGAAGAAGGGAAAATCCTGTTGTATCCTGCACATAATACACCTTAGAGTGTGTGTATCGTCAACAAATTGAGAGAGAgaactacaacaacaacaacaaacaacaaaaattgcACCagataaaaaaagaataaattaaCGATTAGAAGATAATTAAAAGGCTGACTATATTTTATATCATTGAACGATACAGagtttaatttaatttaattcaattcaatttaattaattaatcatATACACTTAATTTTCaatgtcatcatcatctagaaagaaaacattATTAAAAGTCATTATATTAGGAGACTCTGGTGTTGGTAAAACCTCACTTATGCAACAATTTGTTAATAGCAAATTCTCTCATCAATATAAAGCGACTATCGGAGCAGATTTTTTAACTAAAGAGATTACCGTTGACAATAACAAACTGGTCACATTACAAATCTGGGATACCGCTGGTCAAGAAAGATTTCAAAGTTTAGGTGTTGCATTTTATAGAGGGGCTGATTGTTGTGTATTATGTTTTGATGTAACAAACgaaaaatcattgaataatttgacGAGTTGGAAAGATGAATTTTTGGTTCAATCAAATGTATCTAATCCTCAAGATTTCccatttattataataggtaataaaattgatgttgatgattccAAGAAAATACCCTCATTAtctaaaaaattgaataacattacaaacaatcaaatgGGTGGATTAAATTATCCGGTTTTTGAAACCAGTGCCAAAGATGGAGTAAATGTTGAAGCTGCCTTTGAAGTGATTGCCAAAATGGCAttacaacaagaagaattgaatgcATCTAATGGTAATGATGTGAATGACGATTATAATGATGCCATAAATATTCATTTGGACTCGGAGGCGAGTGCCTGTGGCTGTTAATAATataacaatcaatttcaaatacaCAGGTGAAGAAAGAGAACAAATAGATATCACGAATTCGtttataattgttgtttaattttttttttattattatttaaatctaATATACattctaatttcaaatatccTTTTTTACTCACTTACTCTTGAGACAACCACAAACAATCTTAAGAACCATATCAACCAAATCATTACCAGTTTTAATGTCTTGTTGGCCACcttgatgttgttgttgttgatattggtTATGTGATTGTTGTCcttgatgttgttgttgttgttgatattgtgGTTGGCCAGTTCCGTGATAAGCTTGTTGAGGTGGTGCCACATTATTTGTTCCTTGAGCCCATGAACTTGGAAGTCTATCAAGATTAACACctttcaaatcaataactAACACTCCACTATTCTTTTTATCAATGTAATGGTTTAACCCAACTTGATCACACAATTCATCAACAGCCGGTTTGATTTTGGCAACTCCATTGGCTGAATGTAATCCTTTACCAACAATAACATTCAAATGCAATTGATTTGTCTTGACGGCAtaataaattcttctttccaAAATCCATTCGGCTTCTTTGACGTATAATCCAtgtaaatcaatttcatcgGGTCCACtatcttcattattttcaCGGAAAACATATTCGGCAGCTTTACGATTACATTCTTCAGCTTGAGCTAAAACACGTTTCAGTTCTTCACTTAATTCATGGGCTTTTTGACCATCACCTTGTTTATAGGCATTTTGTGATTGTTGACTTAATTGTTGtcttttttgaaataatctATCAGCCTCACTTCTTAACCGTTTATACTCGGAATCAGTGGCATGATTATAATCACGTTGATTATTATCGTCAAATAATTTGGCTCCTCTATTGAAAACCTCTGTCATTATTTAGGTCACGGAACCCCTTGATGTATATTgttaatcttttttttattttttttatttttttgtttataaaattgGAATTTCAGGGAAGACCCGTGGTAGGTGATTTCGAGAACCAGCCTCTTGAGACGTTTTGTGTAATACCACACGACCCCTACAGATAAGGAAAACGACtgaatcaaatcatttCTTATATCACTTGTAgtaattattaattattctATCGCCTATttagtatatatatgtgtaattctaaaatttaaattcatcattatcaggataaggttttggttttccaACATGTGGAGATTGAAGAAAAGTGTTTGGGGTATTATATCCGTACGAATCTGTactataatttttttcaaaattggtATTATTTACTGGTGTCAAACCACTATCTGATTCTCGACCCACTGTAGGATTCTTGAAATAAAGTTCATCGTCAGGGAATTCAGATGCATATTCATCTTGGTTGCCGTCTTCATAATCGGCATATTCTTCATAATCTTCTTCctcatcatcgtcatcgtcatcattttcttcttcacttTCAGCAGAACTTACTACTGCTGTCTGTTCAGCAGTTATAATAGCACGAACTTTCTTTGGCAATCTGTCTGGTCTGTAGAATCTCAAATCAGCTCTTCCTATAATATAAACAAGGTTGACAATCACTTCAAATACACCCCATGAAAAATACATTGAAACTGGTTCAGCAGCAGGTCCACTTTTAAAATTAGTTCTTGCCTGAAACACAACTATAGCACGAAGAATAGAAGCAATTAATAAACACACAGTAGAAATTATAATGATCACCAAAGAAACATTGTGTTTAAGATCTCCTCTTTGGTTAGACAAACCTTTAACCACCTTGAAATGATGATGTGTTGCAGCAATGACACGAGTAGCATGTCTATGGTtggaatttcttttcataaACGTCTCTGCTGCCTCTTGTGCTGCACcctttttaataaaataaaatggtGCAAAACTTTCAATCCACCATGGTTGATAAGTGTATCTATTTTCATCTTTCTTAGTGGGTAACCAAAGTGACAATCCAATCAACGAAGTTGCAGTCAACGAATAAACTATAACCATAATAGATGCCCATCGGTTCAAATtaatataaacaaaaaaccTTTCCGTTGATAAGTAGTATAAATAGGGAATTGCTGAAGATAGGATAGCCACTGCAAGTATTATGGCTGCCAGCAAATACAGTGAGATCATAAATACCCAAAATAATCTTCTTGTTCCTCCCACTGGGTGTCTCCATGTGAATAATCTTTGTGCCAATATCAAATTGGTAGATACTAACAACACGTTTGGTATGACAAAGAAAACTTCACCAGCAATGCCTTCTTTGACATTGACAATATTGACTGCCCAAGTAGCTCGTAATATAAATGATAACATTCTTATCATCATAGTAAAAGCCCATATAAGATTCAACATAAAATAATGCCCTCTGCTGTAATTGATCAGAAACAAAGCAAAATGTAAAACTGTAATGACAAGAAATATACAGGCAAATAATATCAGGGGTGCTACATCATTATGAAGAGGATATTTCCCAAGTAAATTAAGTTGTTTCCCAATGACATTATGAATGAAAACTGGTGGTAAATTGTCTCCAACTAGATTTTTCCCTCTGGCGACAGTAACATAAACTCCAGTTCCTCTATCTGGATTTTCAAATACGTGAAGTAATAATTCTAATAACCCACTGGTAGCGGAATATGGGTCATCGCTCCCATAATCAACactcattttcttttctcttttaaaaattgatatcTATTAGCTTGTTTGTTGTCctgttttttatttatagaTGACTTATTAGATAAAAGTGGATCAAATTGGTAGAAAGAGACtaattaaatgataattcaaGATGACTTATAGACCAATAAGTAGAATTCGAATgtttttctaaaaaaaagagtagTAGAATAGTTGACAGCAGCAATATCGTCTTCATTTATATTATCATCGTACTTATTCTGGGTGCAGTAAATGATTGACCTTTACACTGTGCATAATAGCTTTTTTAAGTTTACAATAATTCTAGcgtattgataataaacaattgaaaccaaGAAGTTAGTTAAATTAAGAcacaaaaattgaatttaaatgGAGTCCAtgtgaaaatttttccttGTTTTACTCTAGTCATTCGGTACAACTCAAGTACCGAATGGGACCTAAAATAAACGGAAAAATTCGGGCGGTTTATTATGTGGTCTTGTTTTTGTTCACGATTTCTTAAACATCATAAATCATCGTTATCAGTTTAACGGTTTCTgtaaaaactaaaaaaaaaattgattacaTTTAAGGCTTTCCTAAATAGGCAAACTTCATAAAATTTGAAAGGTAAATAACAATAGTCTAAAAGAGAACTAAAAATTCCTCATTTGAATTGTGGAACTTACAACTGGCTGGAAACACATTTGTATGCAATTGACACAATTCCTTTTAGTATTTGTTGCTTGATCTTGAAGTTTGACAGTACATACATAATATATAGAACGGTTTAAGAAATACATTTGTTTTCGTGAGTCAACGTGGATATTGCAGCAACAACACACTTCATCTACTATTATAGCTTGACAAATCTAATTCACTCAAGGCTTGAATTATGGGTAAGTATGAAATATTGATAGTATTCTCAGATGCATAAGCAAATGTCTctgtttttgaaaatatcgTTACGAATTTTTGTATGTAGATAGGGTGTAAAATCATACAATATGTATTGATTGGAACGCCATTCTTATGACACTTTAATTATTACACTTCCATATTCAGGTAAAAGTTCTCAATGGTATTGTTAGTAGTACTTTTAAGTATTGGCCCTTATTTTAAAGTTTCTTtccgtttttttttggtttttgacggatgatgatttattttgCTCCCCTAAAAAAAGAGGTTTCATACAGTaactaaaataaaataaactttttttcaaatttgattattccTAATAACTTTGATTTacatatataaataaaaatagtaAATTTAAACTTTTAGTTATTCAAAAGCAAAATAGACCATCATTTTAAATGGGAGAAAAGCAAACTTTAATCTGTAAACGTTAAACATAAAGCAATAAGACTATTGAGGTAGCTATAATGGGAGCCCTTAACTTTTTGGGTGTACAACAACTCACCCAACAACCACCCTTCTTAAAACACTAAATAAAGTGTACAAATAATACTTGGACCGCTAATAAAACCAAACCAACAAATTATGTTACCTAACACCTTTTTGTCCTTCATAAATTTACTTCTACTCATAATAATCAATGGTATCTGTGACATTTGgaataataacaaatagCCTCTCAAAGTTCCAAAAATGACATACATCACAAGCTCGTGTACTAAACTCGACAATAAGAACGTGATTATTGCTGCCAGTTGTTTATTCACATCGAATGCACTGATACTGGAATGGTAAACATGTCTCAAGAGAAACTTGTGAACACAACGATTCCATTGATTGGCAAATTCTGAAAAATCAGTGCATGACCACCAGGGCCCATAAAAATCACGATCAGCAAATTTCGACAATTCGGCAATTGCATTAAGAATGGCATcccaaatcaaaaagaacGTAAACAAATATACCATCAAGAATGGTGGGATCATATCCatcaataagaaaaaatattgtGGGATTCTTTCCAGTACTGGCAACTTTCTGGCAATCTCACATCTAAGAACTATTGGATACAAGTTGTTTTCAGCAATAAGGATCATTAAGAAAATAAGACCAAAAATCCCAAACGTTTTACCAAATACATATGACCatctaattctttttgttcttgGGAAATTTAAAGTGTACACCAATGTTGGGAACATGCTGTActcaaaataattgaataaagtTATATTCTGTGGGAATTTGATCAACCCTTCTTGTTGTAGTTTGGCAATTGACTTATCTGTCTGATCTATATCGAATACATGATGATCGTCGGGATTCTCTGTAGTAGCGTGGGATTGATATTCTAATTCATATTTGGTGAAAGCTATACTTTCCTGAAGTACTTTTTCTGTTTCGTTTTTGGTGTGTCCTTTTGGTAATGTAACTTTTCCATTTgttaatttatcaagataTTTCTCTGAGTATAACCCTTCTTTGTAAATCAGCCAGAGGTATCCATTGTAAAATGCGTAAGAGTGCATCTTCATAATAAATACCAAACTGTGGAGCACTAAAAATACTTTGGCAATCCATGGGAAATCCAAGCAATATTCCAGAGCTATCcataaccaaaaaaataaaaataaaccaTCAAATGCTGCTTGTAGCCACCAGCCAACTTTTTTCCATGATAAATATCCATTTTTACAAGCATATTGCACGAAAAAGGCAAAATAAGTAGATAAATACATTGCCAAATCGACTAATCCAACTTTAAACAAGTCTCGCTTAAACACCTTTACCACAGTCCATTGCAAAATAGGGGTtgagttttcaaaatatgtATGAATAAGGTTATTTACCATAGCAAAAGCTGTTGccaaccaaaacaaaacataCATCCCAAAGAAATCCGTTTTATAAAATTCATCCGATTCAAAGATCGTCGAAGATTTTGCTTTGAATGTGATATCATTGAATCGAGATAAGTACTTAGACTTATCAGATCCATGCTTGTTATCGATTTgtcttttcctttttaaaaaaatcttttctctttttgaAACATCGACTATAACTCCATTTAAATCAACAGGTGAGTCTTGATTGTTGCTCTTTTGCTTCCTCAATCGCAACTCATTTTGTGGAGCACTTGATACAGATAAAACATCTTCTACTGACGTTGTAGTTTCTTGCAGAATTATGTTATTGTTATCGGGAATAGTATATGAAAGCTCTATCTTAGAGCTATCATCTTCGgaagaagaattgttaTGATATTCGTTATCTAATGCCAAAGATTTCCTTTTGGTATTCTTATCGGAGATAGCATTCAACTGGTCCAGTGTATTTGTTCTCCCCATGATCGCTTTTCTGAAAAAAATCCTGTTCACTAATGAAGAAAGGTGATTTTTTAGACGAATTGCTGAAGGATTTCAATTGGGTTTTATATTATACGATGCGTATACGTATATGTCAAAGATGTTGGTTGCCTGATGTGAAATTTGGCGGTGCTGATTAGGGcaagtcaaaaaaaaaaaatccgAAATACAAAGGAAAGAAATCCTGTATATATATGGGATGGCgaccgaaaaaaaaagcgGTTGAAACTGTgtcaacaagaaaaaactcAATTAGTTGCTGTGGGagtttaataattgatacGATTGTGACAAATTAGTAAAAAATCTGTTAATATTTACTAATACCCTAATACGGATGTAATAACTAGTGGAAAGGTTCTCGACCCCATTATATTTGATTGCTTGTTTGCTTactcatttttttataatgatAGGGTTTCCCCTCAGTATCTATATAACTCAAAGAATATCGTTTATCAATTGCCTCTAAAGCCTCTAAACCAATGGATGTTTCGGGAACGAGAGAAAAAAGTGACCATCGGATAACTGTTTCAACAGACCATTTATCCATTTAACCTATAATAAGACAATGAAAGGAAAAAAgtagaaaatgaaattcaaatcaactCTGAATTTGGTATTTCCGGATATTTCTCAAAGGGGGTGGGGTGAGACGGAAAGATTAAATTATCCGTAGTATCTTCCACTACACTCTGtataaacaataaagaaaaagaaaagaaatccatagacaaagacaaagacaaagaaaagatGTTCATGTCACTCTTTgtttaaatgatttgataaatgtgtctatttatattttgaacGTTTTGAAATTACACAAAACTTGGCCGTAcaattcatattttttgGTCTTACAGTTCCAGTTTTGGGTTCATTTTGATGGTAGACTGATTTTGAGAGACATTCACTGGTTTCTAAAGATTCTCCAATCTGATTTACCATTGAGTTACAGTGATTCTCCAGTTAAGAGCTTCCTCAGTTCACAGATCCATCAAGAAAAATCTACTTCCATCTCATAGATCATTCATTGTATTGCACTGCATTGCATCCCCAGTCAAACCGTACAGGTAGTTTAAAATAGTTAGTGATTTAAATCGATTTTAGTTGTTTAAGGAGTGATTGTAATTGTCAAGAGAGTGATTACAATAGATTCCAAATGGATGGGCAAACACTTATTGGTAGAATCATCAACGTATGATTTCACAATGGCAACATAAACTTTTTCTTGACTTGAAAAAGCACTCTCATTGGTCTACCCTGCTAGGTACCAAAGTTTGGCTAGTCTTGCTGTTCACTTGTTGctaatttcttggtgtagtTAATTAGCTCGTTTTGTAGTGGCCTGATGTTCTTTTGTCACGACTATTTAAAGACCAGAGATTCCCcttattttttatatttctaCATGATTATAATAGTGTAGGATATTCACAGTAATCCCACACGCCTTCAACAGGTTTTTCGGTAC
Coding sequences within it:
- a CDS encoding uncharacterized protein (Similar to oxidoreductases and to S. cerevisiae Yjr096wp; Sfu1 repressed; induced by benomyl treatment, Ssr1; Hap43-repressed; flow model biofilm repressed) codes for the protein MSNLTSSIQLTRQSTYKLNNGSHIPVIGFGTYLLDASQAADLTYQALKDGYRHIDTALAYHNEKEVSQGIKRFLKDHPEVQRSDIWFTTKIDTQSLGYEETKKAVERIKNDVKDNIEYVDLILIHSPLASKARRLGTYQYLQELVLNPNDAPLIVKSIGVSNYGVDHLEELFNWEGYLIKPVLNQLELHPWLPRLELREYLYKHEILAEAYSPLTQGYKLDDPELLAISKESGLTPAEILLKWSFLQGFIVLVKSDKPTRIQQNLDILPQGKKDDDELQEGVNLGVVSLNPDIIEKLNKPESHVVLTWGGKDPTLFKDA
- a CDS encoding uncharacterized protein (Ortholog of C. parapsilosis CDC317 : CPAR2_406700, C. dubliniensis CD36 : Cd36_21220, Candida tenuis NRRL Y-1498 : CANTEDRAFT_127772 and Candida orthopsilosis Co 90-125 : CORT_0C06120), whose product is MSVDYGSDDPYSATSGLLELLLHVFENPDRGTGVYVTVARGKNLVGDNLPPVFIHNVIGKQLNLLGKYPLHNDVAPSILFACIFLVITVLHFALFSINYSRGHYFMLNLIWAFTMMIRMLSFILRATWAVNIVNVKEGIAGEVFFVIPNVLLVSTNLILAQRLFTWRHPVGGTRRLFWVFMISSYLSAAIILAVAILSSAIPYLYYLSTERFFVYINLNRWASIMVIVYSLTATSLIGLSLWLPTKKDENRYTYQPWWIESFAPFYFIKKGAAQEAAETFMKRNSNHRHATRVIAATHHHFKVVKGLSNQRGDLKHNVSLVIIIISTVCLLIASILRAIVVFQARTNFKSGPAAEPVSMYFSWGVFEVIVNLVYIIGRADLRFYRPDRLPKKVRAIITAEQTAVVSSAESEEENDDDDDDEEEDYEEYADYEDGNQDEYASEFPDDELYFKNPTVGRESDSGLTPVNNTNFEKNYSTDSYGYNTPNTFLQSPHVGKPKPYPDNDEFKF
- the PRB1 gene encoding Prb1p (Endoprotease B; regulated by heat, carbon source (GlcNAc-induced), nitrogen, macrophage response, human neutrophils; similar to (does not replace) S. cerevisiae vacuolar B protease Prb1p; flow model biofilm induced; Spider biofilm induced); amino-acid sequence: MKVTNVISFATVASTAVSLVIPDITSFFSSFNQILIPHHQQALLINQDAHLPSDDNQPDTKTGILSNPLNKIIPNHYIVVLKDDLSQAQFLQHQNWVQNEHVSISSCKSNVNKKPLEFFQIDNFVRGYTGFFTDDLINKILELPEVAFVERDSIFHTVEFDIQKDATWGISRVSHRENIDDGKYLFDNDGGKGVTAYVIDTGIKVGHPDFEDRAQWGASIAFPNIKQDYNGHGTHCAGTIGSKTYGIAKNVNLVAVGVMNMLGAGSTSDIIKGLEFVVKSHQDDVRAKKKGFKGSTVNMSIGGGISDALDLAVNAGTKAGLHISVAAGNDNADACQYSPARATGPITIGASNIRDEKASFSNWGSCVDLFAPGEDIESTFIWSDTTVMSGTSMASPHIAGLLSYYLSLQPDVTSEFYTQAIEPADLKNKLIKYGTKGVLTGLDSVSPNILAFNGAGGNLTDFWSL
- a CDS encoding uncharacterized protein (Ortholog(s) have cytosol, nucleus localization) gives rise to the protein MTEVFNRGAKLFDDNNQRDYNHATDSEYKRLRSEADRLFQKRQQLSQQSQNAYKQGDGQKAHELSEESKRVLAQAEECNRKAAEYVFRENNEDSGPDEIDLHGLYVKEAEWILERRIYYAVKTNQLHLNVIVGKGLHSANGVAKIKPAVDELCDQVGLNHYIDKKNSGVLVIDLKGVNLDRLPSSWAQGTNNVAPPQQAYHGTGQPQYQQQQQHQGQQSHNQYQQQQHQGGQQDIKTGNDLVDMVLKIVCGCLKSK
- the YPT72 gene encoding Rab family GTPase (Vacuolar Rab small monomeric GTPase involved in vacuolar biogenesis; involved in filamentous growth and virulence), yielding MSSSSRKKTLLKVIILGDSGVGKTSLMQQFVNSKFSHQYKATIGADFLTKEITVDNNKSVTLQIWDTAGQERFQSLGVAFYRGADCCVLCFDVTNEKSLNNLTSWKDEFLVQSNVSNPQDFPFIIIGNKIDVDDSKKIPSLSKKLNNITNNQMGGLNYPVFETSAKDGVNVEAAFEVIAKMALQQEELNASNGNDVNDDYNDAINIHLDSEASACGC
- the ARE2 gene encoding sterol acyltransferase (Acyl CoA:sterol acyltransferase; uses cholesterol and oleoyl-CoA substrates; protoberberine derivative drug inhibits enzyme activity; ketoconazole-induced; Hap43-repressed; flow model biofilm induced; Spider biofilm induced) gives rise to the protein MGRTNTSDQLNAISDKNTKRKSLALDNEYHNNSSSEDDSSKIELSYTIPDNNNIISQETTTSVEDVLSVSSAPQNELRLRKQKSNNQDSPVDLNGVIVDVSKREKIFLKRKRQIDNKHGSDKSKYLSRFNDITFKAKSSTIFESDEFYKTDFFGMYVLFWLATAFAMVNNLIHTYFENSTPILQWTVVKVFKRDLFKVGLVDLAMYLSTYFAFFVQYACKNGYLSWKKVGWWLQAAFDGLFLFFWLWIASEYCLDFPWIAKVFLVLHSLVFIMKMHSYAFYNGYLWSIYKEGLYSEKYLDKLTNGKVTLPKGHTKNETEKVLQESIAFTKYELEYQSHATTENPDDHHVFDIDQTDKSIAKLQQEGLIKFPQNITLFNYFEYSMFPTLVYTLNFPRTKRIRWSYVFGKTFGIFGLIFLMILIAENNLYPIVLRCEIARKLPVSERIPQYFFLLMDMIPPFLMVYLFTFFLIWDAILNAIAELSKFADRDFYGPWWSCTDFSEFANQWNRCVHKFLLRHVYHSSISAFDVNKQSAAIITFLLSSLVHELVMYVIFGTLRGYLLLFQMSQIPLIIMSRSKFMKDKKVLGNIICWFGFISGPSIICTLYLVF